The nucleotide window CTACATGTTCTTAATGAACTAATTTGTTACTCCTTTCCTTTATGTACGAATGGCCTGAAGAGAGTTATCCCTCATGGGAAGATTGACCAGTGTACATTGTATCTGAGGATATAACAAAACAAGTTTACAGGAAACACAGAAGAGGGGAGCTAAGGGTATGCGACCTTCTAAGATTTGTAAAAGGGTGCCCATTTTCCTGTCAGTAATACTGAATTCTCTTCAGTTGCTTTAGTCTAAAACGATATTGAAGACAGCCTAGAAAAACATATCATGTTCTCCATCTATTTGTTCCTGATGACTGTTGTGGTGTGGAATATAAAATGGGGATTTTGACTTGCAGATGTTCAAGCTGGAGGATGTGGGAATATGGATCAATGAGAAGAAAAAGGAAGGCTTTGATGTCACGTATGAGAACGATAGAAGGATCTTGGTGGAAGGCTGTGAGGATGGGTAAGTGGTTGCCTACTACCAGGAACCAAGGCAGGATGATGTGCCTCTAGGAAAAATTTCAGAAAACAAAGCAAGGAAACCGTTGCAACGAGTAAGAGTTTGCCTTAAGAAAACAAAGCAACGGGTACAGACATAGTTAGACAAGTTTGTCTTAAGAAGACTAAGCAAAACAACAACACTAGATCGAAAGCAAGGCCTCCTGCCTTGGACCTCCAGACTATTCCTGCTCATCAGTCTCCATGTAGTACGCATGATTAAGGTAACCTACATCCATGGTGCTACCAGTTGTTGCAACAACCGGATCGAATGAAAAGAGTAGCAAAGCAACGGcaagtactcatccaaagtactcgcaagacttacatcaaatcTATACTtgatatgcattggtatcaaaggGGTGGAGTAATAtgtgtggactaaactgcagaagtACCAGAATAAGGGGAAGAAGCTCATCCCATCAAAGAGTACATCTTTCAGCAGTGGAAGCAAGGAGTGTATATGGTATCATCTTGTACATACATATAGCAATCACCTTCATAGTGATCCTCTCCTCGTCACCCTGTTGGAAAGCGCTCTCTGGGGTTATCGGGGTGTGTTTCAAGTATTCGGTTTTAGTTGTAAGAGCTcaggatacaactccaagtcgaTATGTTACCGtggacacagctattcgaatagtttaacTTCCTTGTAAGGGTGCATCACATTTTTCGATACGCTCGATTACCTCTGGTCGGGCACACTTTTCTGGGCAATGTGCGGCCTTGGATAATTGACTCGCAGAAGTCTTACCTAGGCTCTCTAGAGAGGTCACCCGTCAGTCTATCCTAAGCGTGAAGGGGTCATGAGCCAATCACTCTAAGCACTCCTGCACGTGGCGCGACTGGTCGGGGACCAAGCCCACCTCTATATACACAGCAGGCATGCCGCTCACCCCAACAATCAGCCCGCAGTCTGTACTGTGACATCAGGCAGAGCTTTCGGGAGGAACTGACGACGCTGAGGGCCCCATACACCATAATCCCACGGGGTGATTAGTGTGTATATGCCAGTGACAGTCTCAGATCAAATACTCAAATCTTGTTGAGCGTGTTATTAAGAAATAACCTTGGACATCGACTAGggcccaggcccacctctctcctaggtggtctctacCTGCCTTGTCGTTCCGCCACGTTGAATCACTCGAGGCTGTCGGGAACCCAGGCCTATCACTACCTAGATGGTACCATCTATTCCttcagcccctagttcgaacaTTATCATAAGTATTACGTTATTATATAGTATATCTGTGATCATTGGCCAAAGAGACCACGGCTCAATAATGTAGCAATGCAAACGGTGAGACTCTAGCAGACAACTAACATTTATTTACTTCGCAGCGAAGCACGGGTGATTCAAGATAGTTCTAATTTTTTTAAAGACGGTTCTAATTCTTTTTTTTACGGCAACACGGTTCTAATTCTACCGTTGCAACGCACAAGGAGATGTGCTGGTCTCTAACAATGTATGTAGGAGTTTTTTGTTGCATGGATCGGACGGTTGAAGATCGTAATATAAGTCACCTTTGACGGTCGGGAAAATGGCGGTTATTTCTGTGTTTTTAGACGGCTGACGCCTGGCAATCACCCCAAAAATATTTTTGTATGCGAGGAGGATCACCTGCCGCCGGCTGACATCCGCCACATCAGTAAACGACCAGGTTAGGCCAACTCCTCCGCTTGCCACCGAATTAAGCTCGCTGAAAAGTTCCCCTCCCGACGCTTCGCAGGTAGGTAGGTGCATCCATCCCCAACTCCCCGGCCGTGCCGCACACCCCCATCTATATATGCAAATCCAGTCCATTCCTGATCAACCAGGACTTGATTAGTAGAGCAAGAGGCCTGAACAAGCACGCGCTCGCAGATCATCGACATGGGTTGTGAGAGGACGCCGCTGGCCGTTGCTCTGGCACTGGCCCTGCTCCTGGGCCTCGCCCACGGCGACGTGGTGCAGTTCATCTTCGGCGACTCGCTGTCGGACGTGGGCAACAACAACTACCTGACCAAGAGCCTCGCGCGCGCGGCGCTGCCGTGGTACGGCATCGACTTCGGCAGCGGCATGCCCAACGGCAGGTTCTGCAACGGCCGCACCGTCGCGGACATCATCGGCGACAAGATGGGCCTCCCGCGCCCGCCCGCGTTCCTGGACCCGTCCGTGGACGAGACCGTCATCGCCAAGAGCGGCCTCAACTacgcgtccggcggcggcggcatcctCAACGAGACCTCGTCCCTCTTCGTAAGACACCCATCCATCACTTCACCAACTTCTCGTAGCTAGACAGCATGGTAGTATCATGAGACATGAACGCTCCGGTTCGATCATCTCATCTGACTGAGACCCATGGCGCATGCATTTGCAGATCCAGAGGTTCTCGCTGTACAAGCAGATCGAGCTGTTCCAGGGGACGCAGGCGTTCATGCGGGAGAAGAtcgggcgggcggcggcggacaaGCTGTTCGGCGAGGCCTACTACGTGGTGGCCATGGGCGCCAACGACTTCATCAACAACTACCTGCTCCCCGTCTACTCCGACTCGTGGACCTACAACGGCGACACCTTCGTCAAGTACATGGTCACCACCCTGGAGGCCCAGCTCCGGCTCCTGCACGGGCTGGGCGCGCGCCGGGTCACCTTCTTCGGGCTGGGGCCCATGGGCTGCATCCCGCTGCAGCGGCTCCTGCAGAGGTCCTCCACGGCGTGCCAGGAGTCCACCAACAAGCTCGCCCTCAGCTTCAACAAGCAGGCCGGCGCGGTGATCAGGGAGCTGGCGGCGTCGCTGCCCAACGCCACGTTCCAGTTCGGGGACGTCTACGACTACTTCCAGGACATCATCGACCGCCCCTACATGCACGGCTTCAACAACTCCCACGCGCCCTGCTGCACGCTCGGCAAGGTGCGGCCGACCCTGACGTGCACCCCGCTCTCCACGCTCTGCAAGGACCGCAGCAAGTACGTGTTCTGGGACGAGTACCACCCCACCGACAGGGCCAACGAGCTCATCGCGCTCGAGACGCTCAAGCGGCTCAACATCACCGTCGTTGCCAACACCACCTCCAGCTAGCCTGCCTGCCTGCCACCGACGCCGCCCACCAAAATGCGTACGCTTCGACATGCATGGGCGCTGCTGCTGTGTGTTGTCTTAATTATACTGCGTGTGCTTCGATTGTAACCAAAGTAGGATGATCGAAAATTCTAGGATGATGTCCAAGAAATGGGATGGAGAATAGATGCATGTACGTGTCCTGGATATGAAATTTTTTTGAGTATGAGAGAACAGCATACCAGGATCATGCATCTATCTTAAATCTCAAGAGGCCACTATTAAGACGTTGATGTTTAAGACGGTGATGTTCTATTTGCATGTGAAATTTCAAGTTCAAAGACGGTACCATTTATGAGCTATGGAATCAGCCATGAATAGTGATGTTTACTGTTGACACTATTCATTGCTGCTTTTGTCTTTTGGTAATGTGTTTGAACTTGGAAATTTCACATACTAATAGAACATCACACTCTTAAGACGTAATATTTCTTTAAGATTTTATTTTTGAAACTTCGCCTGAAGGGTGCTGATGTGCCCGCTATTCATCTAGGAGACTAGGAAAATATATGCAAAAAGATTCATACATATTTAAAAATGATAAATATGTATAGAGAAAATGTTTATCAAGTATAGAAAAATATATGCAAAAAATATAAATATGTATGAAATTTTTTAGCAAGTATTTAAATCTAGCATTTGAAATAAAATTAAACAAGTATTAGAAAAATGTTAAACGTGTATAGAAAAATGTTACCATGTAATTAAAAATTGTATAAAATTATCAtgtattttttaaaaaataaccAAGCAtttaaaaacaaatatttaaaaaTGTTAATAAAGGATTTGAAAAATTCTAAACGTGTATacaaaaatgttgaccatgtattaaaaaatgttaatcttgtatttAAAAATGTAATCAAGCATTTAGAAAAACAGTTAAATTGTATAGAAATGTACCCAGAAAATCTTAATATTATATTTCAAAAAtgtaatcaagcatttgaaaaatgttttaaaaatgtgtatagaaaaaatgttaaCCATGTATTTAAAAAATCATAAACTTGTATTTGAAACATGTTAATCATGTATTAGATATATACCAAATATGTATGTAAAATAACAATGAAAACCCAAGGGAAACGAAAGAAAAACAAATgaaaacaggaaaaaaacaaaaaatgaaggaaaagaaaagaaaaaacattGAAAACCAAGAAAGAAACAAAGAGAACCGGAGAATAACAAACAAAAGGGAAAGAAAAGGTGAAAAAAACTAGTAAAAacaagaaacaaagaaaaaagGGTGACAAACAAGGAAAACAAATTTTAAAAACCCGGAAAGGCAACGGTAAGACGACTCTTTTCCTTCAAGTTGGTAGCGCCCTACCAGGGTAACACGAACTTGACGATGACTTTATGGCTAGGAGAGCTACGCTGGAGCGAGGAGATCCGGACCAAACCATGTGCGCTACAAAAgtgtattattattttttgcaaAAATGATCCAAATCTATTATCAAAATTCAGCAAAATACAAAACATCTCGAACATAATAAACAATACATTGAGATTCCAGGACCCAAACAACCACTACTGCCGCGAAGAAAAAAGGATTGGGAGGACAGAAATTATCCTAACCACGTTCGTCCTCGGTTGTTGGTCTCATCGCGCGCTAAACAACCTGGACAACAGAAAAGGCAAAGCAGTGTCCTCCGCTCCGCAGCAAAGAAGACAAATCGTCACTTGTCAGAGGCCGTCACCCAAGCAAGCAAACTGCAAAGCTTGTTCGTTTGGTTTATCCCGTAGTACGCGCCAACGCATGTGCCGCACCGCGTTTGCGGTGGAGAGCGCAGGCATGCATCAACCAACAAACGAAACAGTGCAGTTGCTTACAGTGCTCCATCCCTCCAAAAAAAAAAGTTGCAGTGctctatctatctatctacaCAATCAACGCGGGCCTCCTGCTCCTTCGCCGCAAGCCCCGTTCCGTCCTCAGTCTTCACGTGGATTCTGCAACCTCCTTCCAGCAGCTTGTCACCACGGACGCTTCCTCGTGCGCTGCTCGCGTGGCACCGGCCCCGCTTTCCAGCGTGCTCCGCGCGGGCCGCGGCCGCAAATCGCAGACCCAACACGCCACCCGCCAGGGGGCCGTTCGTACGTACCCGCCCCTCGTGTAaagccgccgccgtcgtcgccgtCCCCCGCTCGCGGCCATTTCCCCGGCCTGACCCCGTGCGTTTACCCCACAGAGCACACTCCAGTCCAGTCCAGCCCACTGCCGCCGCGCTACTCCCCACTCCCGCTGCCACCACCTCCGCCTGCGCCGCGCTCTGGGCGGAGGACCAACCCGCGCATCGTACCATCGCCCGCCCCGATCCCGGCCGCCGCCATGTCGTCGGCGGTCGCGTCCGCCGCGTCCTTCCTCGTGCTCGCCTCCGCCTCCCCCGGGAGATCACGCAGGCGGGCGAGGGTGAGCGCGCCGCCACCCCACGCCGGGGCCGGCAGGCTGCACTGGCCGCCGTGGCCGCCGCAGCGCACGGCTCGCGACGGAGGTGTGGCCGCGCGCGCCGCCGGGAAGAAGGACGCGAGGGTCGACGACGACGCCGCGTCCGCGAGGCAGCCCCGCGCACGCCGCGGTGGCGCCGCCACCAAGGTAGTTGGTTCGTTATGACTTGCTGTATGGCGCGTGCGCCTCGAGATCAGCTCACGAATTGTTTCTACAAAACGCACGCGCTCGTGTGCAGGTCGCGGAGCGGAGGGATCCCGTCAAGACGCTCGATCGCGACGCCGCGGAAGGTGGCGCGCCGGCACCGCCGGCACCGAGGCAGGACGCCGCCCGTCCACCGAGTATGAACGGCACGCCGGTGAACGGTGAGAACAAATctaccggcggcggcggcgcgaccAAAGACAGCGGGCTGCCCGCACCCGCACGCGCGCCCCATCCGTCGACCCAGAACAGAGTACCGGTGAACGGTGAAAACAAAGCTAACGTcgcctcgccgccgacgagcatAGCCGAGGTCGTGGCTCCGGATTCCGCAGCTACCATTTCCATCAGTGACAAGGCGCCGGAGTCCGTTGTCCCAGCCGAGAAGCCGCCGCCGTCGTCCGGCTCAAATTTCGTGGTCTCGGCTTCTGCTCCCAGGCTGGACATTGACAGCGATGTTGAACCTGAACTGAAGAAGGGTGCGGTCATCGTCGAAGAAGCTCCAAACCCAAAGGCTCTTTCGCCGCCTGCAGCCCCCGCTGTACAAGAAGACCTTTGGGACTTCAAGAAATACATTGGCTTCGAGGAGCCCGTGGAGGCCAAGGATGATGGCTGGGCTGTTGAAGATGATGCGGGCTCCTTTGAACATCACCAGAACCATGATTCCGGACCTTTGGCAGGGGAGAACGTCATGAACGTGGTCGTCGTGGCTGCTGAATGTTCTCCCTGGTGCAAAACAGGCATGGACATTACCTCTTCAGTCTCTCTTCCCGTTGTTCATAAAACTTTGCTCGAATCACTCATAAGAACAAACATTGTGTTGCATAGGTGGTCTTGGAGATGTTGCGGGTGCTCTGCCCAAGGCTTTGGCAAAGAGAGGACATCGTGTTATGGTACTGCAGGCTTTCACTTAACTCTGTTGAGTCCATATGTTCGAATAATATCAGTGATTGGCATAATGTTATTAAGTGCAAGACATGAAAGTGTTCTTCTGTTAGAGTATTTCATAGCCAACCCTGGAGGTTAGGTTGTTGGGGCCTACTGGGTGCGGGAGGGGGTTTGCAAAAAGTGGTGGTTAGCAGTCGGATTTCACAAATAAGGAGGCTGATAACCACGCCATCAGTGAAGGGAATGAATGTCGGGTACCCGATCGACCGTTTTGCCCGACGTCAGGTTTACCTGCCCTGTAGATCCGAATAAGTAGTTCCTATCCTCAGTTAAATACCAAATATCGCCAGCACCCGTGTGTGTATTTATAGTACTGGATGATCAATTTATCAACATTTCCGGTTAATGGTTGCTATCATATTCACTGTAATTGTTAGTAAGCAGTGGATGTTTGTAATGTAGATGATGGCTAAATGTATGTTGTCAAGCTTTCATTTTAAAGAAAATTTTATTGGGAGCTAGTTTTCGGGTTTGGTTAGAGCCACCAAAACCCCAGAATTTTTGGGAGTTGGCTTGTGACAGAGGGTTTTGGGGAGTTAACTTTCGGGATTCAGTTAGAGACGCTCTTACTAGTTCCAGTAAAGAGTAAACTATTTTCTGCAGTCATCCCAATTGTTCTGTACAAATTAAAAGTAGAAAATAGTTGTGGTATCATATAAACCATATATTATTCAAAATCTAGAATCATGGACTTGGCTAGACTTTGATGATCTGAAATTTTAAATTTGATGATAATTGAGAAATGATCCTTTCTATCTTAGGTTGTGGTACCAAGGTATGGGGACTATGAGGAAGCCTACGATGTCGGAGTCCGAAAATACTACAAGGCTGCTGGACAGGTAAGCGAAAATGCAATCAAAGGGGAGCTGAAATTTCAATGCTTACTATCATAATAAATCAATTTTAAGTATTTTTTTTTTGTCCTGCAGGATATGGAAGTGAATTATTTCCATGCTTATATCGATGGAGTTGATTTTGTGTTCATTGACGCTCCTATCTTCCGACACCGTCAGGAAGACATTTATGGGGGCAGCAGACAGGTTAATTTTCTATATGTTGGTGTTTGATTGCACTGATAAACTGAGAATAAGCCAAGGCCTACTGACTGGCATATGATTACACATTTTATTTTTTCAGGAAATTATGAAGCGCATGATTTTGTTCTGCAAGGCCGCTGTCGAGGTATCCTCTCCAACTCAATTGACAACCTATTACCACTATACAATTATGTGTATGCATGTATT belongs to Triticum urartu cultivar G1812 chromosome 7, Tu2.1, whole genome shotgun sequence and includes:
- the LOC125521142 gene encoding GDSL esterase/lipase At1g74460 — encoded protein: MGCERTPLAVALALALLLGLAHGDVVQFIFGDSLSDVGNNNYLTKSLARAALPWYGIDFGSGMPNGRFCNGRTVADIIGDKMGLPRPPAFLDPSVDETVIAKSGLNYASGGGGILNETSSLFIQRFSLYKQIELFQGTQAFMREKIGRAAADKLFGEAYYVVAMGANDFINNYLLPVYSDSWTYNGDTFVKYMVTTLEAQLRLLHGLGARRVTFFGLGPMGCIPLQRLLQRSSTACQESTNKLALSFNKQAGAVIRELAASLPNATFQFGDVYDYFQDIIDRPYMHGFNNSHAPCCTLGKVRPTLTCTPLSTLCKDRSKYVFWDEYHPTDRANELIALETLKRLNITVVANTTSS
- the LOC125522385 gene encoding soluble starch synthase 2-3, chloroplastic/amyloplastic-like, whose translation is MSSAVASAASFLVLASASPGRSRRRARVSAPPPHAGAGRLHWPPWPPQRTARDGGVAARAAGKKDARVDDDAASARQPRARRGGAATKVAERRDPVKTLDRDAAEGGAPAPPAPRQDAARPPSMNGTPVNGENKSTGGGGATKDSGLPAPARAPHPSTQNRVPVNGENKANVASPPTSIAEVVAPDSAATISISDKAPESVVPAEKPPPSSGSNFVVSASAPRLDIDSDVEPELKKGAVIVEEAPNPKALSPPAAPAVQEDLWDFKKYIGFEEPVEAKDDGWAVEDDAGSFEHHQNHDSGPLAGENVMNVVVVAAECSPWCKTGGLGDVAGALPKALAKRGHRVMVVVPRYGDYEEAYDVGVRKYYKAAGQDMEVNYFHAYIDGVDFVFIDAPIFRHRQEDIYGGSRQEIMKRMILFCKAAVEVPWHVPCGGVPYGDGNLVFIANDWHTALLPVYLKAYYRDHGLMQYTRSIMVIHNIAHQGRGPVDEFPFTELPEHYLEHFRLYDPVGGEHANYFAAGLKMADQVVVVSPGYLWELKTVEGGWGLHDIIRQNDWKTRGIVNGIDNMEWNPEVDVHLQSDGYTNFSLSTLDSGKRHCKEALQRELGLQVRADVPLLGFIGRLDGQKGVEIIADAMPWIVSQDVQLVMLGTGRHDLESMLRHFEREHHDKVRGWVGFSVRLAHRITAGADALLMPSRFEPCGLNQLYAMAYGTVPVVHAVGGLRDTVPPFDPFNHSGLGWTFDRAEAHKLIEALGHCLRTYRDYKESWRGLQERGMSQDFSWEHAAKLYEDVLLKAKYQW